The following proteins are co-located in the Hydrogenimonas thermophila genome:
- a CDS encoding type II toxin-antitoxin system VapC family toxin, protein MKVFFDVNMICDLLDNERVKAHKSVEIYKKIVSKEDVDIYTTHSAIATTAYIFRKKFDTKEIADNISQISTSIKILDVSKDVILQAKDYIDVFNIDDYEDLLLLLAVIEKEIDIFITNDKELLEIDKSILEELNLIIASIDEAYEEFCVDSKIISKEDLQRAKEKFKQQFGDGIFNNLTDEEREFMINILKKIETENKVDDFDETSKRGEK, encoded by the coding sequence ATGAAAGTATTTTTTGATGTAAATATGATATGCGATTTACTGGACAATGAAAGAGTTAAAGCACATAAAAGCGTTGAAATATATAAAAAAATTGTTAGCAAAGAGGACGTTGATATATATACGACACATTCAGCAATTGCAACAACTGCTTATATATTTAGAAAAAAGTTTGATACTAAAGAGATAGCAGATAATATTAGTCAAATTTCAACAAGTATAAAAATATTAGATGTTAGCAAAGATGTAATTTTGCAAGCAAAAGATTACATTGATGTGTTTAATATAGATGATTATGAAGATCTCTTATTGCTATTGGCTGTAATTGAAAAAGAGATAGATATTTTTATAACTAACGATAAAGAGTTACTTGAAATTGATAAAAGTATTTTGGAAGAGTTAAATTTAATAATAGCTAGTATTGATGAAGCATATGAAGAATTTTGTGTAGATAGTAAAATAATTTCAAAAGAAGATTTGCAAAGAGCAAAAGAAAAATTCAAACAACAATTTGGGGATGGAATTTTTAATAATTTGACTGATGAAGAAAGAGAATTTATGATAAATATATTAAAAAAGATAGAAACTGAAAATAAAGTTGATGATTTTGATGAAACATCAAAGAGAGGAGAAAAGTAG
- a CDS encoding type II toxin-antitoxin system PemK/MazF family toxin: MNSIHQWQVILLHFGEYLDKFDTESSYCKDDLKNGVNIGREFSEPHMAIVLSPNALCKGDTVLVVPITEYTNGDERHWDKVVLRKSKHSFLHKDSSVHLSAIRNISKKRIIKSILSHINKDVKKEIKDKICSMLRI, translated from the coding sequence ATGAATAGCATACATCAATGGCAGGTTATTTTGCTCCACTTTGGAGAGTATCTTGATAAATTTGATACAGAAAGCTCTTATTGCAAAGATGATCTAAAAAATGGTGTTAATATTGGGAGAGAATTTTCAGAACCACATATGGCAATAGTTTTATCTCCAAATGCTTTATGTAAAGGTGATACGGTTTTAGTAGTTCCAATAACTGAATACACAAACGGTGATGAAAGACATTGGGATAAAGTAGTATTGAGAAAATCAAAACATAGTTTTTTGCATAAAGATAGCTCAGTTCATTTATCAGCTATTAGAAATATATCTAAGAAAAGAATTATTAAATCTATACTTTCACATATAAATAAAGATGTAAAGAAAGAGATTAAAGACAAAATATGTAGTATGCTGAGGATTTGA